The region AAAACACTGTAGAAATAGAGGCAGACGACAATCTAAAGGTAACTATTCGTTCCGGTAAAGCCGAGTTTAGTCTTAATGGTCAAGATGCGGAGGAATACCCGCCATTGCCAAGACTGCAAACAGACAACAGCTTTCAAATACCGACAGATATACTTAAAAATCTAATCAAGCAAACCGTATTTGCGGTATCAGCAATGGAAACACGTCCCATTCTAACCGGGGTGAATCTGCAACTAAAAAATAGCACGCTAAGTTTTAATGCGACAGACAGCCATCGTCTCGCATCACGGGATGTTCCTGTTGCCGACACTACCATTGAATTTTCAAATGTGGTTGTACCCGGAAAAAGTTTAACCGAATTAAATAAGATTTTGGCGGATTCTGATGAACCTGTTGAACTTAGTGTAACTAACAATCAAATTTTATTTCGAACAAATCATTTATATTTTTTATCACGTTTATTAGACGGCAATTACCCGGAAACATCCCGGTTAATTCCGGATCAAAGTAAAACGCAAATTACAGTCATTACCAAAGATCTGTTGCATACGATCGATCGTGCCTCACTTTTGGCCAAGGATGAACGAAATAACGTTGTCAAGTTAACAACAAAAAGTGATCACGTATTAGAGATCTCCAGCAATTCACCGGAAATTGGCCGGGTTGTTGAAGAGGTTTCA is a window of Lentibacillus daqui DNA encoding:
- the dnaN gene encoding DNA polymerase III subunit beta, whose translation is MKFMIQREQLIASVQNVMKAISSKTAVPILTGMKINAEQHGITLTGSDSDISIESFIPAEEDGIVQVENIEEGSIVLQAKYFPEIVRKLPENTVEIEADDNLKVTIRSGKAEFSLNGQDAEEYPPLPRLQTDNSFQIPTDILKNLIKQTVFAVSAMETRPILTGVNLQLKNSTLSFNATDSHRLASRDVPVADTTIEFSNVVVPGKSLTELNKILADSDEPVELSVTNNQILFRTNHLYFLSRLLDGNYPETSRLIPDQSKTQITVITKDLLHTIDRASLLAKDERNNVVKLTTKSDHVLEISSNSPEIGRVVEEVSAESIEGEDLKISFSAKYMLDALRAINNDIVKIEFTGAMRPFIIQPITDEPILQLILPVRTY